From Ailuropoda melanoleuca isolate Jingjing chromosome 8, ASM200744v2, whole genome shotgun sequence, a single genomic window includes:
- the LOC109490681 gene encoding hemoglobin subunit epsilon-like — MVHAAAEEKDIFASPWGKVHVEEVGQTCSREHLLCLCHHEKLQVKFRGKVLTSFGEATRNLDDLKATFVQLSGLPWDMLQADPETFRMNPGDAQILLF; from the coding sequence ATGGTTCATGCTGCGGCTGAGGAGAAGGATATCTTTGCAAGCCCATGGGGCAAGGTGCATGTGGAAGAGGTTGGGCAGACGTGTTCTCGGGAACATTTGCTCTGCCTCTGCCATCATGAGAAACTCCAAGTGAAGTTCCGTGGCAAGGTGTTGACTTCCTTCGGAGAAGCTACAAGGAACCTGGACGATCTCAAGGCCACTTTTGTCCAGTTGAGTGGGCTACCCTGGGATATGCTACAGGCGGACCCTGAGACCTTCAGGATGAATCCAGGAGATGCTCAGATCCTCTTGTTCTGA
- the HBE1 gene encoding hemoglobin subunit beta, which translates to MVHFSPEEKAAITSLWGKVNVEEAGGEALGRLLVVYPWTQRFFDNFGNLSSASAILGNPKVKAHGKKVLTSFGEAIKNMDNLKGTFAKLSELHCDKLHVDPENFRLLGNVLVIILASHFGKEFTPSVQAAWQKLMAGVATALAHKYH; encoded by the exons ATGGTGCATTTTAGTCCTGAGGAGAAGGCTGCTATCACTAGCCTGTGGGGCAAAGTGAATGTGGAAGAGGCTGGAGGCGAGGCCCTGGGCAG GCTCCTGGTCGTTTACCCCTGGACCCAGAGGTTCTTTGACAACTTTGGCAAcctgtcctctgcctctgccatatTGGGCAACCCCAAGGTCAAGGCCCATGGCAAGAAGGTGCTGACTTCCTTCGGAGAGGCTATTAAGAACATGGACAACCTCAAGGGCACCTTTGCTAAGCTGAGTGAGCTGCACTGTGACAAGTTGCATGTGGATCCCGAGAACTTCAGG CTCCTGGGCAACGTATTGGTGATCATTCTGGCTTCTCATTTCGGCAAGGAATTCACCCCCAGTGTGCAGGCCGCTTGGCAGAAGCTGATGGCTGGTGTTGCCACTGCTCTGGCCCACAAGTACCACTGA